A DNA window from Catenulispora sp. MAP5-51 contains the following coding sequences:
- a CDS encoding GYD domain-containing protein: protein MQTYVALLNWTDQGIRDYPKSTQRADAFSQMVEKFGGRTVSLFWTIGTYDLVAVVEAPDAETVTAALLRLGALGNVRTTTMRAFGRDEMTGIIAKAGAS, encoded by the coding sequence ATGCAGACCTACGTCGCCCTCCTGAACTGGACCGACCAGGGGATCCGGGACTATCCCAAGAGCACCCAACGAGCCGATGCCTTCAGCCAAATGGTTGAGAAGTTCGGCGGACGAACTGTGAGTCTCTTCTGGACGATCGGCACATACGACCTCGTAGCGGTGGTCGAAGCACCGGACGCTGAGACCGTCACCGCAGCACTCTTGCGGCTGGGCGCCCTCGGGAATGTCAGGACGACGACGATGCGCGCGTTCGGGCGCGACGAGATGACAGGCATCATCGCCAAGGCCGGTGCCAGCTGA
- a CDS encoding SDR family oxidoreductase codes for MNTPNTSTAARREPELLGQTVVLIGGSAGIGLETARRARAEGADVVITGRNPERLERAARELGVQRTAAFDATDAAALRSFFRDLPDPVDHVLVTAGGPSYTPLLEMDADQVREALSDHVVLGLEIARNAAGKMRPGGTLLLMGGTGGRRVRRGLGIVPAATAALPPFVAALALELAPVRVNLIAAGFVDTPLSASLLKDKLDERREELRENLPIGRVVGPADVAALAVHIMANTALTGATYDIDGGQQFAF; via the coding sequence ATGAACACCCCGAACACCTCGACCGCGGCTCGGCGTGAACCCGAACTACTCGGGCAGACCGTCGTCCTGATAGGCGGAAGCGCGGGTATCGGCCTGGAAACGGCCCGACGCGCCCGAGCCGAGGGTGCCGACGTCGTCATCACCGGCCGCAACCCCGAACGACTGGAGCGAGCTGCGCGAGAGCTCGGCGTGCAACGCACCGCGGCCTTCGACGCCACCGACGCCGCAGCTCTGCGGAGTTTCTTCCGGGACCTGCCCGATCCCGTCGACCACGTGTTGGTCACGGCCGGCGGGCCCAGTTACACGCCGCTGCTGGAGATGGATGCGGACCAAGTGCGCGAAGCCCTCAGCGACCATGTCGTGCTCGGGCTCGAGATCGCGCGCAACGCGGCCGGCAAGATGAGACCAGGAGGCACGCTGCTGCTGATGGGCGGAACTGGAGGGCGGCGCGTCCGTCGCGGCCTCGGGATCGTGCCCGCGGCCACCGCCGCGCTTCCGCCGTTCGTCGCGGCGCTGGCGCTCGAGCTCGCGCCCGTTCGCGTCAACCTCATCGCGGCGGGTTTCGTCGACACCCCACTCTCGGCGTCACTGCTCAAGGACAAGCTCGACGAGCGTCGAGAAGAACTACGGGAGAACCTCCCGATCGGCCGGGTCGTCGGCCCCGCCGATGTCGCCGCACTCGCCGTGCACATCATGGCCAACACCGCACTCACCGGGGCGACCTATGACATCGACGGCGGACAGCAGTTCGCCTTCTGA
- a CDS encoding enoyl-CoA hydratase/isomerase family protein, whose translation MTFDNGPVNLLDPDSVEQLAELVGRMENDPDLTVAVFRSEKPGYFMAHWDFASDSARVLGMQPGPTGLNPYVDNFVRLSRLPLATISEIRGRTRGAGSEFVLATDIRFASEQATLGQFEIGVGTVPGGGPMARLGRLVGRGRALEILLGGDDIPAALAADYGYVNRLVPDAQIEEFTDAFARRIASFEKVAVTGIKQLVDMATLPDDEEFARGLAAYFATAGRPENRPFIRMLFDKGLQQPDGIETDLGTAIGRLRLRA comes from the coding sequence GTGACCTTCGACAACGGTCCCGTCAACCTGTTGGACCCTGATAGCGTCGAGCAACTCGCCGAACTCGTCGGCCGAATGGAAAACGATCCGGACCTGACGGTCGCGGTCTTCCGCAGCGAGAAGCCCGGCTACTTCATGGCCCACTGGGACTTCGCATCCGACAGCGCGCGCGTGCTGGGCATGCAGCCTGGCCCGACGGGGCTGAACCCGTACGTGGACAACTTCGTACGGCTCAGCAGGCTACCGCTGGCCACCATCTCCGAGATCCGCGGTCGCACCCGCGGCGCCGGCAGCGAATTCGTGCTCGCCACCGATATCCGATTCGCATCCGAACAAGCGACCTTGGGCCAGTTCGAAATCGGGGTGGGCACCGTTCCCGGCGGCGGTCCCATGGCCCGCCTCGGCCGCCTCGTCGGCCGCGGCCGCGCCCTGGAGATCCTGCTCGGCGGCGACGACATCCCCGCAGCCCTCGCCGCCGACTACGGCTACGTGAACCGACTCGTGCCAGACGCGCAGATCGAGGAGTTCACCGACGCGTTCGCCCGCAGGATCGCGTCCTTCGAGAAGGTCGCCGTCACCGGCATCAAGCAGCTGGTCGACATGGCCACGCTGCCCGATGACGAGGAGTTCGCACGCGGACTCGCGGCCTACTTCGCCACTGCCGGCCGACCGGAGAACCGCCCCTTCATCCGGATGCTCTTCGACAAGGGGCTGCAGCAGCCCGACGGTATCGAGACCGACCTCGGCACCGCCATCGGAAGGCTGCGTCTGAGGGCCTGA